Proteins from a single region of Coregonus clupeaformis isolate EN_2021a chromosome 19, ASM2061545v1, whole genome shotgun sequence:
- the siah1 gene encoding E3 ubiquitin-protein ligase Siah1 isoform X1 encodes MSGRANVQPMNSWKGVLKLFTCIAARTTANKPKELPTFQEKKKALFGNLMDEEMSRQTATALPTGTSKCAPSQRVPTLSGTTASNSDLASLFECPVCFDYVLPPILQCQSGHLVCSNCRPKLTCCPTCRGPLGSIRNLAMEKVANSVLFPCKYASSGCEVTLPHTDKAEHEELCEFRPYSCPCPGASCKWQGSLDAVMPHLMHQHKSITTLQGEDIVFLATDINLPGAVDWVMMQSCFGFHFMLVLEKQEKYDGHQQFFAIVQLIGTRKQAENFAYRLELNGHRRRLTWEATPRSIHEGIATAIMNSDCLVFDTSIAQLFAENGNLGINVTISMC; translated from the exons ATGTCGGGCAGAGCTAATGTTCAGCCCATGAACTCATGGAAGGGGGTGCTCAAGCTCTTCACGTGCATAGCTGCTAGAACAACCGCCAACAAACCTAAAG AGTTACCCACATTTCAAGAGAAGAAGAAAGCCTTATTTGGGAATCTTATGGACGAAG AAATGAGTCGCCAGACCGCCACAGCGCTGCCCACAGGAACCTCCAAGTGTGCCCCCTCCCAGCGTGTCCCCACCCTGTCTGGCACTACGGCCTCTAACAGCGACCTGGCCAGCCTGTTTGAGTGCCCCGTCTGCTTCGACTATGTGTTGCCCCccatcctgcagtgccagagcgGCCACCTGGTCTGCAGCAACTGCCGGCCCAAGCTCACCTGCTGCCCCACCTGCCGGGGCCCGCTGGGCTCCATCCGGAACCTGGCCATGGAGAAGGTGGCCAACTCTGTGCTGTTCCCCTGCAAGTATGCGTCGTCGGGCTGCGAGGTGACGCTGCCCCACACAGACAAGGCGGAGCACGAGGAGCTGTGTGAGTTCCGGCCGTACTCCTGCCCCTGCCCAGGGGCCTCCTGTAAGTGGCAGGGCTCGTTGGATGCGGTCATGCCCCACCTCATGCACCAGCACAAATCCATCACCACGCTGCAGGGCGAGGACATAGTGTTCCTAGCCACGGACATTAACCTGCCTGGGGCAGTGGACTGGGTCATGATGCAATCCTGCTTCGGCTTCCACTTTATGCTGGTCCTGGAGAAGCAGGAGAAGTACGACGGCCACCAGCAGTTCTTTGCCATCGTGCAGCTGATCGGCACGCGGAAGCAGGCAGAAAACTTTGCCTACCGCCTGGAGCTCAACGGGCATCGGCGACGGCTCACCTGGGAGGCCACGCCCCGCTCCATCCACGAGGGCATCGCCACGGCCATTATGAACAGCGACTGCCTAGTGTTTGACACCTCCATCGCGCAGCTGTTCGCTGAGAACGGTAACCTGGGCATCAACGTCACCATATCCATGTGCTGA
- the siah1 gene encoding E3 ubiquitin-protein ligase Siah1 isoform X3: MDEEMSRQTATALPTGTSKCAPSQRVPTLSGTTASNSDLASLFECPVCFDYVLPPILQCQSGHLVCSNCRPKLTCCPTCRGPLGSIRNLAMEKVANSVLFPCKYASSGCEVTLPHTDKAEHEELCEFRPYSCPCPGASCKWQGSLDAVMPHLMHQHKSITTLQGEDIVFLATDINLPGAVDWVMMQSCFGFHFMLVLEKQEKYDGHQQFFAIVQLIGTRKQAENFAYRLELNGHRRRLTWEATPRSIHEGIATAIMNSDCLVFDTSIAQLFAENGNLGINVTISMC; this comes from the exons ATGGACGAAG AAATGAGTCGCCAGACCGCCACAGCGCTGCCCACAGGAACCTCCAAGTGTGCCCCCTCCCAGCGTGTCCCCACCCTGTCTGGCACTACGGCCTCTAACAGCGACCTGGCCAGCCTGTTTGAGTGCCCCGTCTGCTTCGACTATGTGTTGCCCCccatcctgcagtgccagagcgGCCACCTGGTCTGCAGCAACTGCCGGCCCAAGCTCACCTGCTGCCCCACCTGCCGGGGCCCGCTGGGCTCCATCCGGAACCTGGCCATGGAGAAGGTGGCCAACTCTGTGCTGTTCCCCTGCAAGTATGCGTCGTCGGGCTGCGAGGTGACGCTGCCCCACACAGACAAGGCGGAGCACGAGGAGCTGTGTGAGTTCCGGCCGTACTCCTGCCCCTGCCCAGGGGCCTCCTGTAAGTGGCAGGGCTCGTTGGATGCGGTCATGCCCCACCTCATGCACCAGCACAAATCCATCACCACGCTGCAGGGCGAGGACATAGTGTTCCTAGCCACGGACATTAACCTGCCTGGGGCAGTGGACTGGGTCATGATGCAATCCTGCTTCGGCTTCCACTTTATGCTGGTCCTGGAGAAGCAGGAGAAGTACGACGGCCACCAGCAGTTCTTTGCCATCGTGCAGCTGATCGGCACGCGGAAGCAGGCAGAAAACTTTGCCTACCGCCTGGAGCTCAACGGGCATCGGCGACGGCTCACCTGGGAGGCCACGCCCCGCTCCATCCACGAGGGCATCGCCACGGCCATTATGAACAGCGACTGCCTAGTGTTTGACACCTCCATCGCGCAGCTGTTCGCTGAGAACGGTAACCTGGGCATCAACGTCACCATATCCATGTGCTGA
- the siah1 gene encoding E3 ubiquitin-protein ligase Siah1 isoform X2, producing the protein MVALQRTEELPTFQEKKKALFGNLMDEEMSRQTATALPTGTSKCAPSQRVPTLSGTTASNSDLASLFECPVCFDYVLPPILQCQSGHLVCSNCRPKLTCCPTCRGPLGSIRNLAMEKVANSVLFPCKYASSGCEVTLPHTDKAEHEELCEFRPYSCPCPGASCKWQGSLDAVMPHLMHQHKSITTLQGEDIVFLATDINLPGAVDWVMMQSCFGFHFMLVLEKQEKYDGHQQFFAIVQLIGTRKQAENFAYRLELNGHRRRLTWEATPRSIHEGIATAIMNSDCLVFDTSIAQLFAENGNLGINVTISMC; encoded by the exons ATGGTTGCCCTGCAGAGAACAGAAG AGTTACCCACATTTCAAGAGAAGAAGAAAGCCTTATTTGGGAATCTTATGGACGAAG AAATGAGTCGCCAGACCGCCACAGCGCTGCCCACAGGAACCTCCAAGTGTGCCCCCTCCCAGCGTGTCCCCACCCTGTCTGGCACTACGGCCTCTAACAGCGACCTGGCCAGCCTGTTTGAGTGCCCCGTCTGCTTCGACTATGTGTTGCCCCccatcctgcagtgccagagcgGCCACCTGGTCTGCAGCAACTGCCGGCCCAAGCTCACCTGCTGCCCCACCTGCCGGGGCCCGCTGGGCTCCATCCGGAACCTGGCCATGGAGAAGGTGGCCAACTCTGTGCTGTTCCCCTGCAAGTATGCGTCGTCGGGCTGCGAGGTGACGCTGCCCCACACAGACAAGGCGGAGCACGAGGAGCTGTGTGAGTTCCGGCCGTACTCCTGCCCCTGCCCAGGGGCCTCCTGTAAGTGGCAGGGCTCGTTGGATGCGGTCATGCCCCACCTCATGCACCAGCACAAATCCATCACCACGCTGCAGGGCGAGGACATAGTGTTCCTAGCCACGGACATTAACCTGCCTGGGGCAGTGGACTGGGTCATGATGCAATCCTGCTTCGGCTTCCACTTTATGCTGGTCCTGGAGAAGCAGGAGAAGTACGACGGCCACCAGCAGTTCTTTGCCATCGTGCAGCTGATCGGCACGCGGAAGCAGGCAGAAAACTTTGCCTACCGCCTGGAGCTCAACGGGCATCGGCGACGGCTCACCTGGGAGGCCACGCCCCGCTCCATCCACGAGGGCATCGCCACGGCCATTATGAACAGCGACTGCCTAGTGTTTGACACCTCCATCGCGCAGCTGTTCGCTGAGAACGGTAACCTGGGCATCAACGTCACCATATCCATGTGCTGA